A single window of Granulicella mallensis MP5ACTX8 DNA harbors:
- the ybeY gene encoding rRNA maturation RNase YbeY translates to MITLEPPRRLEASADPWGELGLSRAGLGRFVRTAQAAVGLRGEVEVLLSDDRTLRRLNREFRGKDKATDVLSFPAPPELEGQLAGDLAISLDTALKQAQEQGHTLRDEVRVLLLHGLLHLYGMDHEVDEGEMAAREAVLRTQLRLRNGLIARVEAGPGLWGRGEKQIPSGNDNKKSKGKSKGKKASAKKVSA, encoded by the coding sequence ATGATCACACTAGAACCTCCACGAAGACTGGAAGCCAGTGCAGACCCCTGGGGTGAGCTGGGGCTTTCCCGGGCCGGTCTGGGACGATTTGTACGGACAGCCCAGGCTGCGGTCGGTCTGCGTGGCGAAGTCGAGGTCCTGCTGTCGGACGACCGTACGCTGCGCCGCCTCAACCGCGAGTTTCGTGGCAAGGACAAGGCGACCGATGTGCTGAGCTTTCCTGCGCCTCCAGAGCTGGAAGGACAGCTTGCCGGGGATCTGGCGATCTCATTGGATACCGCGCTGAAGCAGGCCCAGGAGCAGGGGCACACACTGCGGGACGAGGTGCGTGTGCTGCTTCTGCATGGGTTGCTGCATCTGTATGGCATGGACCATGAGGTCGATGAGGGTGAGATGGCGGCGCGCGAGGCGGTGCTGCGGACGCAGTTGCGGCTGCGAAATGGTTTGATTGCGCGGGTGGAGGCTGGACCTGGGTTGTGGGGCCGGGGGGAGAAGCAGATTCCCTCCGGGAATGACAACAAGAAAAGCAAAGGCAAGAGCAAAGGCAAGAAGGCGTCTGCGAAGAAGGTGTCCGCATGA
- a CDS encoding PhoH family protein — MVKKSLHLTPGIEPLYGTRDENLRLMEDGLNVQIDLRSDSIQVLGDAAAVARVEGIFTDFEHLRKLGVHPHNGELNALLKMVVSDPTVNLRGLVESGKQRSAGVKRMVQPRSPNQRKYVEAIETNDMVFGLGPAGTGKTYLAVAMAVSALLAKKVSRIVLVRPAVEAGERLGFLPGSLQEKVDPYLRPLYDALYDLLDPAKVDKMLETNVIEVAPLAFMRGRTLNEAFIIMDEAQNTTNEQMKMFLTRLGNSSKAVITGDLTQIDLPNPKKSGLFEALHVLDGVEGIKFCHFEDVDVVRHQLVQRIVRAYDSYGRAEQLPLAIDGTPLALPVEETRKVALKPQ, encoded by the coding sequence TTGGTAAAAAAATCGCTGCATCTCACTCCCGGAATCGAGCCGTTGTATGGCACGCGCGACGAGAACCTTCGTCTGATGGAAGATGGGCTGAACGTCCAGATCGATCTACGATCGGATTCGATTCAGGTGCTGGGAGATGCCGCGGCCGTCGCGCGCGTCGAAGGCATCTTCACCGATTTTGAGCACTTGCGAAAACTAGGAGTACATCCCCATAACGGGGAACTGAACGCATTATTGAAGATGGTGGTCTCTGACCCCACCGTGAACCTGCGTGGGCTGGTCGAAAGCGGCAAGCAGCGCTCTGCGGGCGTCAAACGCATGGTGCAGCCGCGTTCGCCGAACCAGCGCAAGTATGTCGAAGCCATCGAGACCAACGACATGGTCTTCGGCCTGGGCCCGGCGGGCACGGGCAAGACCTATCTTGCTGTCGCCATGGCTGTTAGCGCGCTGCTGGCGAAGAAGGTCTCGCGTATCGTGCTGGTGCGTCCGGCGGTCGAGGCCGGCGAGCGGCTGGGCTTTCTACCCGGTTCTTTGCAGGAGAAGGTCGATCCGTATCTGCGGCCGCTCTATGACGCGCTCTACGATCTGCTCGACCCGGCGAAGGTCGATAAGATGCTCGAGACCAATGTGATCGAGGTGGCTCCGCTGGCGTTCATGCGCGGACGGACGCTGAACGAAGCCTTCATCATCATGGACGAGGCGCAGAACACGACCAATGAGCAGATGAAGATGTTCCTGACCCGCCTGGGCAATTCGTCGAAGGCGGTCATCACCGGCGATCTTACACAGATCGATCTGCCGAACCCAAAGAAGAGCGGTCTGTTCGAGGCGTTGCATGTGCTCGATGGGGTGGAGGGCATCAAGTTCTGCCACTTCGAGGATGTCGATGTCGTGCGTCACCAGTTGGTGCAGCGGATCGTCCGGGCGTACGACAGCTATGGACGGGCCGAGCAGTTGCCGTTAGCGATCGACGGTACGCCGCTGGCGTTGCCGGTTGAAGAGACGCGGAAGGTGGCGTTGAAGCCGCAGTAG
- the rpsT gene encoding 30S ribosomal protein S20 encodes MANHVSSLKRARQTLTKTAINRANKSKLRGTLRAMREAIAGGDHKSATEAYRSTASILDKSVQKGILHKNTASRYKGRLNARVKALVVKTA; translated from the coding sequence ATGGCAAATCATGTCTCATCTCTGAAGCGCGCTCGTCAGACCCTCACCAAGACGGCCATCAACCGCGCCAACAAGTCCAAGCTCCGCGGCACCCTTCGCGCCATGCGCGAAGCGATCGCCGGCGGCGACCACAAATCGGCCACCGAAGCTTACCGCTCGACCGCGTCGATCCTCGACAAGAGCGTCCAGAAGGGCATCCTGCACAAGAACACCGCCAGCCGCTACAAGGGCCGCCTCAACGCCCGCGTCAAGGCGCTCGTCGTCAAGACTGCTTAA
- a CDS encoding M13 family metallopeptidase — protein MNYASLRMAAISPLATAALSAAFLLATCPSPLTAQSPAKADAPPETHYVPAPAFDTSSIDPKADPCNDFYKFACGNFAANHPIPSDQTGVDQFYLLYNVNTQELNGILKKYTVADPSRTPNEQKIGDYYAACMNTDLIEQRGLAPIQPLLDAINKVSRPGLPYFAGELQRYGVNVFFGFGELQDFKDSTKQVAFIDQGGLGLPERDYYTRTGDKDKTLRDQYVAHITKVLTLAGETPQQAALDAKNILAFETTLAEASMTNTERRDPEAIYHPQTMAAFEASIGNVPFAPFFEAIHSPHIDSLVNGNPAFFPKMIEAVHNADMQTLRAYLRFHVVDEAASNLPKRFDDERFDFYGRKLSGQPEQRPRWKRCSAAVDGSLGEALGQVYVSQYFAGDSKAKTLEMVHDIESAMNNDLDTLDWMSPQTKVRAKEKLHAVADKIGYPEHWRDYSKLNVAPDDAFGNAQRATAFENDRELAKIGQPIDKLEWGMTPPTVNAYYDPSMNNINFPAGILQPAFYDAKADVAVNYGHIGAVIGHELTHGFDDQGRKFDATGNMTDWWTAEDAKKFESRAGCLVNEYGSFTAVDDVKVNGKLTLGENTADNGGLVLAYMAYVARAKKDGLDINKKIDGYTGPQRFYIAFAQNWCENARPEQVRQQVLTDGHSPDHFRANGAIVNQPGFAPAFGCKKASPMVPADACRIW, from the coding sequence ATGAACTACGCATCCCTGCGCATGGCGGCAATCAGTCCGCTGGCGACAGCCGCGCTCTCGGCCGCATTCCTTCTTGCCACCTGTCCTTCGCCACTCACCGCTCAGAGCCCTGCCAAGGCCGACGCTCCCCCTGAGACCCACTACGTCCCCGCACCCGCCTTCGATACCTCTTCCATCGACCCAAAGGCCGACCCCTGCAATGACTTCTACAAGTTCGCCTGCGGTAACTTCGCGGCCAACCACCCCATTCCCTCCGACCAGACCGGCGTCGACCAGTTCTATCTGCTCTACAACGTCAACACGCAGGAGCTGAACGGCATCCTGAAGAAGTACACCGTGGCCGACCCCTCACGGACCCCGAACGAGCAGAAGATTGGCGACTACTACGCTGCCTGTATGAACACCGACCTGATCGAGCAGCGGGGCCTCGCGCCGATCCAGCCGCTGCTGGACGCAATCAACAAAGTAAGCCGTCCCGGCCTGCCCTACTTCGCAGGCGAGTTGCAGCGCTATGGCGTGAACGTCTTCTTCGGCTTCGGAGAGCTCCAGGACTTCAAGGACTCCACCAAACAGGTTGCCTTCATCGATCAGGGCGGACTCGGCCTGCCTGAGCGCGACTACTACACACGCACCGGCGACAAGGACAAGACACTCCGCGACCAGTACGTCGCCCACATCACCAAGGTGCTCACCCTTGCCGGTGAAACCCCGCAGCAGGCGGCCCTGGACGCTAAAAACATCCTCGCCTTCGAGACCACACTCGCGGAGGCCTCGATGACCAACACCGAGCGCCGCGATCCCGAAGCGATCTACCATCCGCAGACGATGGCAGCCTTCGAAGCCAGCATCGGCAACGTCCCCTTCGCTCCCTTCTTCGAGGCCATTCACTCCCCCCATATCGATTCCCTCGTCAACGGCAACCCAGCCTTCTTTCCCAAGATGATCGAAGCTGTTCACAACGCCGATATGCAGACGCTGCGTGCCTACCTCCGCTTCCACGTTGTGGACGAGGCCGCCTCCAACCTGCCCAAGCGTTTCGACGATGAGCGCTTCGACTTCTACGGACGCAAGCTCAGCGGCCAGCCGGAACAGCGTCCGCGCTGGAAGCGCTGCTCCGCTGCCGTCGACGGCTCGCTCGGCGAAGCCCTCGGCCAGGTCTACGTCTCGCAGTACTTCGCCGGCGACAGCAAGGCCAAGACACTCGAGATGGTCCACGACATCGAGAGCGCCATGAACAACGATCTCGACACGCTGGATTGGATGAGTCCCCAGACCAAGGTTCGCGCGAAAGAGAAGCTGCACGCCGTCGCCGACAAGATCGGCTACCCCGAACACTGGCGCGACTACTCGAAGCTCAACGTCGCTCCCGACGATGCCTTCGGCAACGCACAGCGCGCCACCGCCTTTGAGAATGACCGCGAACTGGCAAAAATTGGCCAGCCCATCGACAAGCTCGAGTGGGGTATGACACCGCCGACCGTCAACGCCTACTACGACCCCAGCATGAACAACATCAACTTCCCCGCCGGGATCCTGCAGCCCGCATTCTATGACGCCAAGGCCGATGTCGCCGTGAACTACGGTCATATCGGTGCCGTCATCGGCCACGAACTGACGCACGGCTTCGACGACCAGGGCCGGAAGTTCGACGCCACAGGCAACATGACCGACTGGTGGACAGCCGAGGACGCCAAGAAGTTCGAGTCTCGTGCCGGTTGCCTGGTTAACGAGTACGGCAGCTTCACCGCCGTCGACGATGTCAAGGTCAACGGCAAGCTTACGCTGGGTGAAAACACCGCCGACAACGGCGGCCTGGTGCTGGCGTACATGGCCTATGTGGCTCGCGCAAAGAAGGACGGGTTAGACATCAACAAGAAGATCGACGGCTATACCGGACCGCAGCGCTTCTACATCGCGTTTGCACAGAACTGGTGCGAGAATGCGCGTCCCGAACAGGTTCGTCAGCAGGTGCTCACCGACGGACACTCGCCAGACCACTTCCGCGCCAACGGAGCCATCGTCAACCAACCCGGCTTCGCTCCCGCGTTCGGCTGCAAGAAGGCCTCACCCATGGTTCCAGCCGACGCCTGCCGAATCTGGTAA
- a CDS encoding DMT family transporter: MPRLAPNRSLGFAACALASTFWGCGFFFGKIALAEMNVGSMVLYRFLFATLGLLPLLLTHRPGLNSTEWRTLLICTFLGVPMQFLVQFRGLSLTTVSHASLMVGTLPVILAVGAVLFMHERMQKLGWVALVLSTAGAALIALGGHHSTETGGPSLNGDLLVVASMVISLFWILLNKGLVKRHSPIMITAYGLALGTTMLALYVPLAYGPPPVHGVSLKAWAALAASGLLCTATTSLLWNWGMTQVPASQAGVLLNMEPLMGSLLGVFLLHEHLGPSAFVGGAMIIGAAIVLTTLSPAPALEPL; the protein is encoded by the coding sequence GTGCCCCGTCTCGCCCCCAATCGCTCTCTTGGCTTCGCCGCCTGTGCCCTTGCAAGTACCTTCTGGGGTTGTGGATTCTTCTTCGGCAAGATCGCTCTTGCCGAGATGAACGTGGGTTCGATGGTGCTTTATCGCTTCCTGTTTGCCACGCTCGGCCTGCTGCCGCTGCTGCTCACCCATCGTCCCGGGCTCAACTCCACCGAGTGGCGCACACTGCTCATCTGCACCTTTCTCGGCGTGCCGATGCAGTTCCTGGTACAGTTCCGCGGTCTCTCGCTGACCACCGTCTCCCACGCCTCACTCATGGTTGGAACCCTGCCGGTGATCCTCGCCGTCGGCGCCGTGCTCTTCATGCACGAACGCATGCAGAAGCTCGGCTGGGTGGCCCTCGTCCTCTCGACCGCGGGCGCTGCCTTGATCGCACTCGGCGGGCACCACAGCACCGAGACCGGCGGCCCATCCCTCAACGGAGATCTGCTCGTCGTTGCCTCCATGGTCATCTCGCTCTTCTGGATCCTGCTCAACAAGGGCCTGGTCAAACGACATAGCCCGATTATGATTACAGCCTATGGCCTGGCCCTCGGGACAACCATGCTGGCGCTTTACGTTCCCCTTGCGTACGGCCCGCCACCTGTTCATGGAGTTTCGTTGAAGGCCTGGGCAGCGCTGGCGGCAAGCGGTCTTCTCTGCACAGCCACGACTTCTCTGCTCTGGAACTGGGGGATGACACAGGTACCCGCCTCGCAGGCCGGCGTGCTGCTCAACATGGAGCCCCTGATGGGTTCGCTGCTCGGCGTCTTCCTCCTGCATGAGCATCTGGGACCATCCGCGTTCGTGGGAGGAGCCATGATTATCGGTGCAGCAATCGTCCTGACCACGCTCTCTCCGGCGCCCGCACTTGAGCCGCTTTGA
- a CDS encoding DUF3761 domain-containing protein yields the protein MLKLRFALPALAAALFCCHVSLAQAPAGAPAGSTGQCKDGTYSTAATKAGACRGHKGVQQWFTASAATPAKPAAAAPAKSNPAPAPAAAPQSSTTMMMAPAPSSKPAKSMPAPSATAAPGGGPNMVWVNTASNVYHCPSDRYYGKTKAGKYMTEADAKAAGAHGQKGETCFK from the coding sequence ATGTTGAAACTGCGATTTGCTCTACCCGCACTCGCTGCCGCGCTCTTCTGTTGTCACGTATCTCTCGCCCAGGCCCCCGCCGGAGCTCCTGCCGGATCGACCGGCCAGTGCAAGGACGGCACCTACTCCACGGCCGCCACCAAGGCCGGCGCCTGCCGCGGCCACAAGGGCGTGCAGCAGTGGTTCACCGCCTCTGCGGCAACTCCGGCCAAGCCTGCCGCAGCCGCCCCTGCCAAGTCCAATCCGGCACCCGCTCCTGCAGCAGCCCCCCAGTCTTCCACGACGATGATGATGGCCCCGGCTCCGTCTTCGAAGCCCGCGAAGTCTATGCCCGCGCCCTCGGCAACAGCCGCCCCCGGCGGCGGCCCAAACATGGTTTGGGTCAACACGGCGAGCAACGTCTACCACTGCCCCAGCGACCGCTACTACGGCAAGACCAAGGCCGGTAAGTACATGACCGAAGCCGACGCCAAAGCCGCAGGCGCTCACGGACAAAAAGGCGAGACCTGCTTCAAGTAG
- a CDS encoding FUSC family protein, translating to MPIVQITGFRSALLRTHWGRGLRAGLAVGGAMLVCYVLGKPMGWAALGGLQVIMADNGGPYRSRLANIVTVLLGGSIAVALGVIAGVNLPVAILISLVFCFVATLARVLSQPLASSSVTILVAYIVAFGSSQHTFSYGLISTGYFVFGGLWASLLALLLWPADPFRPARNAVADVYATLNEFIRALPAAHTAEGQPHFHEVLARLRLRIEEAQLALAATPARMTSRTIRARNLSVLNESADLLTARIMRFAELGSRSADGNHLTADAPLHLPEITTWLLTSLAPIESALRQRPVDHEAAFAPEGSLSVELHRTFARLKTAVGDTSTSDSRAHLVSALLDSLLIFEVTYEAVRAIWSGVEPRSREAARLRNSGLEDVATKVSAPMLWTETLRANLTLRSIMFRHALRLSTVVAIDVLLIHFTRIQHGYWLAMTSIIVLQPYAGETVRRSGERTIGTVAGAAVASMLAAVIYGQAGLLVAITIGSILAVAFYAVDYAWYCFFLTPTVVLMTLPHLRDWHFAAVRLEMTGLGALVSVLAMLLLWPERESLQLPSLLARGTAADATYLRTMLIFWQKSDNDSIDARITAERSLLAPARRLCGLTVNDAEETLDHALLEHSIPLNPAKARTEILNRAALTFTTYLRRLTQTITTLAAIGYGGEEETSRLIARFAERLDAVSRALEQHESFVAVETTDDSVPTLQDSFSGQQLRRLERQISVLERTASELAAIKLA from the coding sequence ATGCCGATCGTACAAATCACAGGATTCCGTTCCGCGCTCCTTCGGACGCACTGGGGTAGAGGCCTGCGCGCCGGTCTTGCAGTCGGCGGCGCCATGCTGGTCTGCTACGTTCTCGGCAAACCCATGGGATGGGCTGCGCTGGGCGGTCTTCAGGTCATCATGGCCGATAACGGCGGCCCGTATCGCTCGCGCCTGGCCAACATCGTAACCGTGCTGCTGGGAGGCTCGATTGCGGTCGCACTCGGGGTGATCGCAGGCGTCAATCTTCCCGTTGCCATCCTGATCAGCCTTGTCTTTTGCTTTGTCGCCACACTGGCTCGCGTACTTTCGCAGCCTCTGGCCTCGTCCAGCGTGACCATCCTGGTTGCCTACATCGTCGCTTTTGGCAGCTCGCAGCATACGTTTTCCTATGGCCTGATCAGTACGGGCTACTTCGTCTTCGGAGGCCTGTGGGCCTCATTACTCGCCCTGCTGCTCTGGCCGGCGGACCCGTTTCGCCCGGCGCGCAACGCCGTCGCCGACGTCTACGCCACCCTCAACGAGTTCATCCGCGCTCTCCCCGCAGCCCATACCGCGGAAGGCCAACCGCACTTCCATGAAGTGCTGGCACGCCTCCGCCTTCGCATTGAAGAGGCCCAACTGGCGCTGGCAGCAACGCCGGCCCGCATGACCTCACGCACCATCCGCGCGCGCAATCTGTCCGTCCTGAACGAGAGCGCCGACCTGCTGACAGCCCGCATCATGCGGTTTGCCGAACTCGGCTCCAGGTCGGCGGACGGCAACCACCTCACCGCGGATGCGCCCCTGCATCTCCCCGAGATCACCACCTGGCTGCTGACCTCGCTCGCCCCTATCGAATCCGCGCTGCGCCAGCGCCCTGTCGATCACGAAGCAGCCTTCGCGCCGGAAGGATCGCTTTCGGTAGAGCTGCATCGAACCTTCGCGCGTCTGAAAACCGCTGTTGGCGACACCTCAACCTCCGATTCCAGGGCCCATCTCGTCTCGGCGTTGCTCGACTCTCTGCTCATCTTCGAAGTCACTTATGAGGCCGTTCGAGCGATCTGGTCCGGCGTCGAGCCGCGCAGCCGGGAGGCCGCAAGGCTGCGTAACTCCGGCCTAGAAGATGTCGCCACAAAGGTCTCTGCTCCCATGCTCTGGACCGAGACGCTCCGCGCCAACCTCACCCTGCGCTCCATCATGTTTCGCCATGCGCTGCGCCTCTCGACTGTGGTGGCCATTGACGTCCTGCTGATTCACTTCACGAGAATTCAGCATGGCTACTGGCTCGCGATGACCTCCATCATCGTGCTCCAGCCCTACGCGGGCGAGACCGTGCGCCGATCGGGCGAACGCACGATCGGAACCGTCGCCGGGGCTGCGGTCGCGTCAATGCTGGCAGCCGTCATCTACGGCCAGGCCGGGCTGCTCGTAGCCATTACCATCGGCTCGATTCTCGCCGTGGCCTTTTACGCGGTCGACTACGCCTGGTACTGCTTCTTTCTGACCCCGACGGTCGTCCTTATGACGCTTCCGCACCTGCGCGACTGGCACTTTGCCGCCGTGCGCCTGGAGATGACCGGCCTCGGCGCGCTGGTCTCCGTCCTGGCCATGCTCCTGCTCTGGCCGGAGCGCGAGAGTCTGCAGCTTCCCAGCCTGCTCGCCCGAGGCACCGCGGCGGACGCCACGTATTTGCGCACCATGCTCATTTTTTGGCAGAAGTCGGACAATGACTCTATCGACGCCAGGATCACCGCCGAGCGATCGCTGCTGGCCCCGGCACGACGCCTCTGCGGGCTTACCGTCAACGATGCCGAAGAGACGCTCGACCACGCATTACTCGAACACTCCATCCCGCTCAATCCGGCCAAGGCCCGCACCGAGATCCTCAACCGCGCCGCGCTCACCTTCACCACCTACCTGCGCCGTCTAACCCAGACCATCACGACGCTGGCGGCCATCGGCTATGGCGGTGAAGAAGAGACCAGTCGCCTCATCGCACGCTTTGCGGAGCGGCTCGACGCCGTCTCCCGTGCGCTCGAACAGCACGAATCCTTCGTCGCAGTCGAGACGACCGACGATTCAGTACCCACGCTGCAGGATTCGTTTTCAGGACAGCAACTCCGCCGTCTCGAGCGTCAGATCTCCGTGCTCGAACGCACCGCCAGCGAACTCGCCGCCATTAAACTGGCGTAA
- a CDS encoding threonine synthase — MPAIAYLECALCFHRLPADTPQTLCPIDAGSLYVRYDMDALRKTARREHAAALAAASPASLGMWRYADVLPDAAPVTLGEGWTPMIHSRRYPGLFVKEEGANPTGTFKARGLAMAVTMAKHYGLRHLAVPSAGNAAGALAAYAAAGQIAAHIFMPKDVPFANYLEGVLYGSAVTMVDGLISDCARMVGERIKQQRESGVAAEDVWFDISTLKEPFRVEGKKTMGYELVEQLGWEYPDAVFYPTGGGVGLIGMWKAFEEMEQLGWVSGKRPRMYALQASGCAPVAKAYDEGNSASEFFANAETFAAGLRVPKPYGDRLILDIVRASGGSVVASDDAAILASILDWAKHEGLFLSPEGAAATVAYDTLLASGEIKPGERVVLFNTGAGLKYTDVVAEAMHLRRPGSLPTSLPVGGIITPV; from the coding sequence ATGCCTGCCATTGCTTACCTCGAGTGCGCTCTTTGCTTCCACCGTCTCCCTGCCGACACCCCCCAGACCCTTTGTCCTATCGACGCCGGGTCTCTCTACGTTCGCTATGACATGGATGCGCTGCGGAAGACGGCCCGTCGCGAACATGCGGCTGCGCTGGCCGCGGCCTCGCCCGCGAGTCTGGGGATGTGGCGCTACGCGGATGTTCTGCCGGATGCGGCGCCGGTGACGCTTGGAGAAGGCTGGACGCCGATGATTCACAGTCGCCGCTATCCGGGCCTCTTCGTCAAGGAAGAGGGGGCGAACCCTACCGGAACCTTCAAGGCCCGCGGCCTGGCGATGGCCGTGACGATGGCGAAGCACTATGGCCTGCGGCACCTCGCCGTGCCTTCGGCGGGCAATGCGGCAGGAGCGCTGGCGGCCTATGCGGCTGCGGGGCAGATCGCCGCGCATATCTTCATGCCCAAGGATGTGCCGTTCGCCAACTATCTCGAAGGCGTGCTCTACGGCTCGGCCGTGACGATGGTGGATGGGTTGATCTCCGATTGTGCTCGTATGGTGGGCGAACGGATCAAGCAGCAGCGTGAGAGCGGTGTGGCGGCGGAGGATGTCTGGTTCGACATCTCGACGCTCAAGGAGCCGTTCCGCGTGGAAGGCAAGAAGACAATGGGCTATGAGCTCGTCGAACAGCTTGGTTGGGAATATCCCGACGCGGTGTTTTATCCGACGGGTGGCGGGGTTGGGCTCATCGGCATGTGGAAGGCGTTCGAGGAGATGGAGCAGCTCGGTTGGGTGAGCGGAAAGCGTCCGCGCATGTATGCCCTGCAGGCCTCAGGCTGCGCTCCGGTAGCGAAGGCCTATGACGAGGGCAACAGCGCTAGCGAGTTCTTTGCCAACGCCGAGACCTTTGCCGCCGGTCTGCGCGTGCCGAAGCCGTATGGCGACCGGCTGATCCTCGACATCGTGCGTGCTTCCGGCGGAAGCGTGGTGGCGTCGGACGATGCTGCGATCCTCGCGTCGATCCTCGACTGGGCGAAGCACGAAGGGCTGTTTCTTTCTCCCGAAGGCGCAGCGGCGACGGTGGCCTATGACACGCTGCTGGCGAGCGGTGAGATCAAGCCCGGTGAACGGGTCGTTCTGTTCAACACCGGCGCGGGTCTGAAGTACACCGATGTGGTGGCGGAGGCGATGCATCTGCGCCGCCCCGGCTCTCTGCCTACATCCTTGCCGGTGGGTGGGATTATTACGCCAGTTTAA
- a CDS encoding type II toxin-antitoxin system RelE/ParE family toxin, translated as MIFYRLETQGILVLRVLHGAQNLKRILGVTS; from the coding sequence TTGATCTTCTATCGTTTGGAGACTCAAGGGATCTTGGTCTTGAGAGTGCTGCACGGTGCACAAAATTTAAAACGGATTCTCGGAGTAACCTCGTGA
- a CDS encoding Cof-type HAD-IIB family hydrolase — MSYRSLPRLIAIDMDGTLLGSNGRVSERNIAALRSAEAAGVEIVVATGRRHAFAMRVLRELNLRRTSALVSSNGTVIRTIGSAGLLHRSHIPLSTARWLCEHVAEFRSTLVLTFDTVGEDGDDSRGALVVEETSDLYANMDRWMQSNEPYIAHVPSFEDALQGDPPTQMMLCGPIARMRRAEALLAEHPLVTPIGADSRPDAEIALHRTEYPDHDLCIIDILPAGCSKASALQHLAELRGISMQDVLAIGDNWNDVPMLDHAGQAVLMANAPDDLKQIAGERGWAIGPSNDEDGVAVAIEAALEITSALNATEKPLMVV; from the coding sequence GTGAGCTACCGGTCGTTACCACGCCTCATCGCCATCGACATGGACGGAACCCTGCTCGGCTCCAACGGCCGTGTCAGCGAGCGCAATATCGCCGCGCTCCGCAGCGCCGAAGCCGCCGGTGTCGAGATCGTCGTAGCGACCGGCCGCCGGCATGCCTTCGCCATGCGCGTCCTGCGTGAACTGAACCTCCGTCGCACAAGCGCCCTCGTCAGCTCCAACGGCACCGTCATTCGCACCATCGGCTCGGCGGGACTGCTGCACCGCAGCCACATCCCTCTTTCCACGGCACGCTGGCTCTGCGAGCACGTTGCAGAGTTCCGCAGCACCCTCGTGCTCACCTTCGATACCGTAGGCGAAGACGGCGATGACTCCCGTGGCGCTCTCGTCGTCGAAGAGACCAGCGACCTGTATGCCAACATGGATCGCTGGATGCAGAGCAACGAACCCTATATTGCACACGTCCCCTCGTTTGAGGATGCCCTCCAGGGCGACCCGCCCACCCAGATGATGCTGTGCGGCCCCATCGCCCGCATGCGCCGGGCCGAGGCCCTGCTGGCGGAGCATCCGCTCGTAACCCCCATCGGAGCCGATAGCCGGCCCGACGCTGAGATCGCCCTGCACCGCACCGAGTACCCGGACCACGATCTCTGCATCATCGACATCCTGCCCGCAGGCTGCTCGAAGGCTTCGGCGCTGCAGCACCTGGCCGAGCTGCGCGGAATCTCCATGCAGGACGTCCTTGCCATAGGCGACAACTGGAACGACGTGCCCATGCTCGACCACGCCGGTCAGGCCGTGCTGATGGCCAACGCTCCCGACGACCTGAAGCAGATTGCCGGAGAACGAGGCTGGGCGATCGGCCCCTCGAACGACGAAGACGGGGTTGCAGTGGCCATCGAAGCCGCCCTGGAGATTACATCCGCCCTTAATGCTACCGAAAAGCCCCTAATGGTAGTCTGA
- a CDS encoding lytic transglycosylase domain-containing protein, which produces MACPAAHAFEHITLRNGFSVDCVRHEAVGDRTRLYTGDTNYQELASAEIASIEMMPDPPKPPPPAPAPAAHADLTATPTLAQLREMLAHAGAEHDIDVDLLASVIKTESNFQVNAVSRAGARGLMQLMPSTAHNLGVQDVTRADQNIAGGTAYLDSLLKLYKDNLALALAAYNAGPAAVAKYHGVPPYRETRAYVSRVIREFNRRKTAQLTTTNVASR; this is translated from the coding sequence ATGGCCTGCCCCGCCGCACACGCGTTCGAGCACATCACACTCCGCAACGGCTTCTCCGTCGATTGCGTACGCCATGAGGCCGTAGGCGATCGTACGCGGCTGTATACCGGAGACACCAACTACCAGGAACTCGCGTCGGCTGAGATCGCCAGCATCGAGATGATGCCCGACCCGCCCAAGCCACCGCCACCCGCCCCTGCTCCTGCGGCGCATGCCGACCTTACCGCAACCCCCACCCTGGCCCAGTTGCGCGAGATGCTGGCCCACGCCGGCGCTGAGCACGATATCGACGTCGACCTGCTGGCCAGCGTCATCAAGACCGAGAGCAACTTCCAGGTCAACGCCGTCTCCCGCGCCGGAGCCCGGGGCCTGATGCAGTTGATGCCCTCCACTGCCCACAATCTCGGTGTGCAGGACGTCACCCGCGCCGACCAGAACATCGCCGGCGGCACAGCCTACCTGGACTCGCTGCTGAAGCTCTACAAGGACAACCTCGCGCTGGCTCTTGCCGCTTACAACGCAGGCCCCGCGGCAGTCGCGAAGTACCACGGTGTCCCACCCTATCGCGAGACTCGCGCTTACGTCTCGCGCGTCATCCGGGAGTTCAATCGCCGCAAGACCGCGCAATTGACGACCACGAACGTCGCATCGCGTTGA